In Streptomyces sp. NBC_00433, a single genomic region encodes these proteins:
- a CDS encoding FAD binding domain-containing protein, with the protein MSTYAQQTAENVTLPSSLDEAVAALAAMPSAVPVAGGTDLMASVNAGLLRPAALVGLGRIAEIRGWQYLDGAALLGAGLTHARMGRPDFAALIPALAAAARSAGPPQIRNAGTLGGNIISAAPTGDALPVLAALEASVILAGPEADREVPVSHLLTGMDPLRPGELLAFVRIPLLHAPQTFLKATGRTGPGRAVASVALVVDPARRQVRCAVGAVAQVPLRPLEAEQWVAGLIDWDGERTLAPEACTAFGEYVAAACIPDQPGVELPPAAVQLRRTVAALSRRALGRALA; encoded by the coding sequence GTGAGCACGTATGCACAGCAGACCGCGGAGAATGTCACGTTGCCGTCCTCGCTCGACGAGGCGGTGGCGGCGCTCGCCGCCATGCCCAGCGCCGTGCCCGTCGCGGGGGGCACCGACCTGATGGCGTCGGTGAACGCCGGGCTGCTGCGGCCGGCCGCGCTGGTCGGCCTCGGGCGTATCGCCGAGATCCGCGGCTGGCAGTATCTGGACGGCGCCGCGCTGCTCGGCGCGGGCCTGACGCACGCGCGGATGGGCCGCCCCGACTTCGCCGCGCTCATCCCGGCGCTGGCCGCCGCCGCCCGCTCGGCAGGACCCCCGCAGATCCGCAACGCGGGCACCCTGGGCGGCAACATCATCTCCGCCGCGCCCACCGGTGACGCCCTCCCGGTGCTGGCCGCGCTGGAGGCCAGCGTCATCCTCGCCGGGCCCGAGGCCGACCGGGAGGTCCCGGTCAGCCATCTGCTGACCGGAATGGACCCGCTGCGGCCCGGCGAGCTGCTGGCCTTCGTCCGCATCCCGCTGCTGCACGCCCCGCAGACCTTCCTCAAGGCCACCGGCCGCACCGGACCCGGCCGCGCGGTCGCCTCGGTCGCGCTGGTGGTCGACCCGGCCAGGCGCCAGGTGCGGTGCGCGGTCGGCGCGGTCGCCCAGGTGCCGCTGCGCCCGCTGGAGGCCGAGCAGTGGGTCGCCGGCCTGATCGACTGGGACGGCGAGCGCACCCTCGCCCCCGAGGCGTGCACCGCCTTCGGCGAATACGTCGCCGCCGCGTGCATCCCCGACCAGCCCGGGGTCGAACTGCCCCCCGCCGCCGTCCAGCTGCGCCGTACGGTGGCCGCACTGTCCCGCCGAGCGCTCGGGAGGGCCCTGGCATGA